ACGGGCGGCTACTGCGCCTTGAAGATCGCCATGCACCATCCCGATGTGTACGCCGCCGGGGCGGGTCTGTCCGCGTACTACAAGGCGCCCATCGACGCCACGACCGGCGATCTCTTCCAGGGCGACAAGGCGCTGCGCAATCGCGCCGACCTGTGGTGGTATCTCGAGCACATGCCCGCGCCCGACACTTCGCTGCTGGTCAGCAGCAGCAAGGTGGGCGAGTCCGACTACAAGGACACCCTGAAGTTCATAGACCGGGTGAAGGGCACCGGCCTGACGCGGATCTCGTCGATCATCCTGGAAAGCGGCGGGCACAACTTCAACACCTGGCGGCGCGAGATTCCGGCGACGCTGGAGTGGATGAGCGGGCGCCTCGACGGGCCCTGGAAATGATCTTGGGAATGATCCGGGGAATTGAGTGAGCGGCTGATTCCGCTTCTTGCCGAGTTCTGATGCCGTGTGAGTCCCTTGGGGTGGCTTTGTTTTTGCGGGGTGGGTCACCACGATTCGCCTACGCGCGGTAAGTTTCTGGCCATGCCACGTGGACGTCATCGCCATTCCCCGCCCCTGCACAGGCTGCTGCCCCCGTCGGCGATCGCAGGCGTCTCCCTCGTCTGCGCCCTGGGGCCCTGGGTGTTCACGGAGCCGATGGTGCTCCGCGGTCTGGCCGCGGCCGCCGCGGCGACGGCGGTCGTCGGCGCGGTCGTGCTGCGCCGCTGGGACATCCAGGCGGGCAAACAGGTCGCCGACCTCACGCGCGCGCGTGCGAGCGACGAGTGGCGCTTCGAGGAACGGGTCGCCGAACTGGAGGCCGACCTCGAGGAGTCCCGCGAGCTGCGCGCGAAGCTGGAGCAGCGGCTGCGCGCCAAGCGCACCGAACTGGCCGGGCTGCGCAACGAGCACGCCGCGCTGCTGCGCCGGTACGCCACGGCGGAGACCGAGCGCGCGAGCGTCCTGGAGGAGCGCCGGGTGCTCGAGATAGAGGCGACGGCTCCGGTGCGCGCGGCGTTGCCCGCGGGGGTGGCGGACACCGCCGGGCAGGACGGGGCGCCGCTCACCGTCGAGGAGGAGCCCGCGGTTCCCGCGGTGTTCTCGCCCGAGGGTTCCCGGCTGTTCCTGCGGGCCGCGGCCGCGCTGGCCCGGTTCGACGGCGAGAGGGCACCGGAGCCGGACGGCGGTGGTGACGGCGACGGCGTACCGAAGGGCGAGGACGCGGAGCCCGTGCGGGAGCCCCGGCGGGAGACGGCCGAGCGGCGCGAGCAGGTTTCGGAGGACGAGGCGCAGGGGCAGTCCGAGGCGGTCGACGGGCACGAGCGCGCGACCGCCGCCCCCGCGGAGCGGGCCGACAGCGCCGAGACGGCCGGCAGTACCGAGACGGCCGACAGTGCCGAGAAGACCGACAGTGCCGAGAAGGTGGTTTCCGGTCACTACACCGTCCCGACCGCCGTGGCCGTCGCGCCGCAGGCGCCGGTGCGACGGCCTCTGACCGAGGGCGGGTTCGACTTCTTCGGCACCAAGCAGGGCACCTCGCGGGCCGCCCTGGAGGCCGTGCAGAACGAGGACCTCGCCGATGTCGTCGGGCAGGAGGCCCTCGCCCTGCACAAGGCCGAGACCGAGGCCGGGTTCAAGCCGGTGGACGAGGAGTCGCGCGGGATCGGCCAGGTCATCGACCTGACGGCGCACGACGAGACCGAGCAGATCGACGTGCAGGGGCTGCGCAGCGCGGTGTCCTGAACTCCGCTGCGAGGGAAGGCCCCCCGGCCGCGGCCGGGGGGCCTTCGCTTGTGTGCGGCTTGCGTCCGGCTTGCGTGCGGCTTTCTCGAGGGTCACGCCATCCAGCGGTCCGGCCGCGCGTCCCTGCGCCCGGTGCGGGACCGTTCCGCCTGCGCCGCCAGCAGCTCGCGCGCCTCGGCCGCGTCCCGCAGCCGGGCCGTCACCGTCTTGTTCGCGCCCGTGTCCACGTGCACGTCGGCCACGCCCCGGGCCCGTTCCCAGGGGCCCTGCGTCATCCGTACGCTCTGCACCTTGGCGTGCGGCACCAGCGCCAGGCTCCGCCGCAGCAGCCCGGACCGGGCCGCGAACACCGCGTCGGTGACGGCGAGTCCGTACCCCCGCCACCACAGCGGCACGCACCAGCGGGCGCGGCGCGGCGACGGCGACAGGGCCGCGCGCTCCGGCACGGTCACCCCGGGCAGCACGCGCGCGACGACGGCCTCGGCGATCTCGCGCGGGGCGACCGGCACCAGCACGGAGTTGGACGAGCCCGCCACGTCCAGCTCCACCCGCACCCAGCCGCGCCGCCGCCACAGCAGCGGCTCCACGATCCGCACGGTCTGCACACGGCCCGGCGGCACCGTCTCGTGGGCCCGGTCCAGCAGGCCGTGGTCGATGCGCAGCCCGTCGGGCGACTCGCCCACCGTCCAGTCGTACTCGCCGACGAACCGCCCCACGCTGCTCGCGCCCGCCGCGCCCAGCAGCGGCAGGGCCGTGGCCAGGACCGTCCACACGCTCTCGGTGGCCATCCACAGCAGCGGCGGGACGACGAGCGCCGCGGCCAGCGACCCCCAGGTCCCCCCGCTCAGCACCAGCGACATGGCGAGCACGCCGGGCGGCACCCGCAGCAGCTGCCGGGACGGGGCCTCGCCGACCTCGTGGGCGGTCTCGGGGGCGAACCCGGCCGCCCGCGCGAGCAGCTCGGCGCGCAGCGCCCGCGCCTCGTCCGCGCCGAGGAAGGCCAGTTCGTCCTTCTTGTCGGTCCCTATGACGTCGAGTCTCAGCTTGGCGACGCCCGCGACCCGGGCGAGCAGCGGCTGGGTGATGTCGATGGCCTGGACCCGCTCCAGCCGGATGTGCGCGGTGCGCCGGAACACCAGTCCGGTACGGATGCGCAGTTCGGTCCCGGTCACCGCGAAGTGCGTGAACCACCAGGAGCAGAAGCCGTAGAGGGCGGCGGCCGGGACGATCACGGCGAGGGCGATCAGCAGCGTGGTCGTCGTCAGCCGGGCCAGCTGGCGCTGCGCCCCGTCGGGATCGTGCACCGCCCAGCCGGCGACCACGGCGACCGGTGCCCAGGCCCGCCGCAGCGGTGTGACGGGGTGCAGCCGCCGCTCGGCGGGCCCGCCCTCGGCGGTGGTGGCCCCGGCTTCCCCGGTGGCCCCGGGCGCCGTCACAGGCCCGCCGATCGGGCCTCGCCGAGCTCGGTGAGCCGGTCGCGCAGCCGTTCCGCCTCGGCCGGGTCCAGGCCGGGGATGGTGGCGTCGGTCGCCGCGGCGGCCGTGTGCAGCTGCACGCTGGCCAGCCCGAAGTGCCGCTCGACCGGCCCGGAGGTGACCTCGACCAGCTGCATCCGCCCGTACGGCACGACCGTCTCCTCGCGCCACAGCACGCCCCGGCTGATCAGCAGGTCGTCGGCGCGCTCGGCGTACCGCCAGGAACGCCAGTTGCGGTCGATCATCACCCAGCCCCAGGCCATCAGCGCCAGCGGCAGCACGGCGAACCCGGCCCAGCCGGGCCCGGCGAGCAGCCCCGGCAGCAGCCCGGCGGCCAGCGCGGCCAGCCCCAGCCAGACGACCAGGAGCAGCCGCCGCATCTTCAGCAGGCCGGGCGGCAGGGCGATCCAGACGGGCTCGTCCTCGGGCCGGGCCTCGCCGGT
This genomic stretch from Streptomyces sp. Go-475 harbors:
- a CDS encoding PH domain-containing protein, which encodes MTAPGATGEAGATTAEGGPAERRLHPVTPLRRAWAPVAVVAGWAVHDPDGAQRQLARLTTTTLLIALAVIVPAAALYGFCSWWFTHFAVTGTELRIRTGLVFRRTAHIRLERVQAIDITQPLLARVAGVAKLRLDVIGTDKKDELAFLGADEARALRAELLARAAGFAPETAHEVGEAPSRQLLRVPPGVLAMSLVLSGGTWGSLAAALVVPPLLWMATESVWTVLATALPLLGAAGASSVGRFVGEYDWTVGESPDGLRIDHGLLDRAHETVPPGRVQTVRIVEPLLWRRRGWVRVELDVAGSSNSVLVPVAPREIAEAVVARVLPGVTVPERAALSPSPRRARWCVPLWWRGYGLAVTDAVFAARSGLLRRSLALVPHAKVQSVRMTQGPWERARGVADVHVDTGANKTVTARLRDAAEARELLAAQAERSRTGRRDARPDRWMA
- a CDS encoding PH domain-containing protein; this encodes MPAGAGATGEARPEDEPVWIALPPGLLKMRRLLLVVWLGLAALAAGLLPGLLAGPGWAGFAVLPLALMAWGWVMIDRNWRSWRYAERADDLLISRGVLWREETVVPYGRMQLVEVTSGPVERHFGLASVQLHTAAAATDATIPGLDPAEAERLRDRLTELGEARSAGL